A single window of Metallosphaera hakonensis JCM 8857 = DSM 7519 DNA harbors:
- a CDS encoding S53 family peptidase — translation MIKELLLITLILSQGLPLFHFSQQNYSQLPPSQFVTVSIVEKPQNLETLQLYVQEHKVLSKEQVESMFIPTARIDRLVQYLQDRGIKTSVYMNVITATGTVSQIEKALGGSFYVEKFHNLTFYQYTGSSSPLLSNAIVFSTNVTTSLLERPSSIINITQAVAFSQVSPSQLREAYNVTPLLAKGINGTNVTIGLVDFYGDPYIQQQLKDFDSNYNISAPPFFKVESIGAYNPNDGISSGWALEISLDVEYAHVLAPNAGIILYVANPNATLPQIIAYIDQQDQVSVVSQSFGIPEIYVALGLLPLSMIQSMNYEYWLGEVEGITFVASSGDGGGNGYNFFLSPLGNLVLPASDPYVLAVGGTSLYYSNGSSIQTAWSGESLFGASTGGYSVIFPSPWYQDSKGFRMVPDVVADGNPYTGVPVTYYYNISELVGGTSVASPLVAGIIALAVQVHGRLGFINPLIYSLNGTKAIVPVNYGYNTPYLVNGTPNPVTGLGYINAGYFVSMVKPTEFISVAVQNTTYLDGQTVNLIVNASPSIQPSAQIYNGSSVVGQISLTYNGTFWTGSFQASGSGVEEIIVTQGTQVSGTYVTVGIQAQYLLPQVALYPTPGNLPVLIHLTYPNGSTANSYHSLSAILYAYDPVTGQEELISSAKLSHPLVLNFSQYGITLSNASDYEFGSFPLNSTMVSGIYLVKVPGIYGFDEFVSGIYVVPYIVPGIATEPLTVAPHQNFTLVVFAETLGSPNITVSFLRDGIAYFNTTVNSVETSAGQFYVKEMSLPDIPPGYYTVVAKASYNFSNYTAGGIGITQIYVAPSPLDVTINNLQETELQNSTLVINASIAYQNGTPVRFGTFSAIVIPSYLQGSFDSLAVSNAVPLQYQNGSWVGYFNLPSGGNSNGLGLSPYGLAGSWQIYVSGVAYQGYPVSLKSSLNYNSLNVIPQPYATFVLLPYVLTPTFNGTTGYNLYIMNATIVNHNATLVNSVIYNLTAVNATVSLINSQVFHYTLENSTLLNNTAITPIQTLTTSVGHHIIPTTTITTRTSHVGGSTSGTYSPVITLLILVFGVIIAVYIWRRK, via the coding sequence ATGATAAAGGAACTCTTACTCATCACACTTATCCTAAGTCAGGGCTTACCGTTGTTCCATTTCTCTCAGCAGAACTATAGTCAACTCCCTCCCTCCCAATTTGTCACAGTCTCCATAGTTGAGAAACCTCAAAACTTGGAGACCCTTCAGCTCTACGTTCAAGAGCACAAGGTTCTATCCAAGGAGCAGGTCGAGTCCATGTTTATACCGACCGCTAGAATAGATAGGTTAGTTCAGTATCTGCAGGATAGGGGAATAAAGACGAGCGTCTACATGAACGTGATTACAGCGACTGGTACAGTATCCCAGATCGAGAAGGCGTTGGGAGGTAGCTTTTACGTCGAAAAGTTCCATAACCTCACCTTTTACCAATATACAGGTTCAAGTTCACCGTTGCTCTCTAACGCAATAGTTTTCTCCACAAACGTCACGACCTCCCTTCTGGAGAGACCGAGTTCCATCATTAACATAACACAGGCGGTGGCGTTCTCTCAGGTAAGCCCGTCCCAACTGAGGGAAGCATACAACGTAACTCCACTTCTGGCTAAGGGAATAAACGGAACTAACGTTACTATAGGACTGGTGGACTTCTATGGAGATCCTTACATACAACAGCAACTCAAGGATTTCGACAGCAACTACAACATCAGTGCCCCGCCATTTTTTAAAGTCGAAAGCATAGGTGCATATAATCCAAACGACGGTATCTCAAGTGGATGGGCCCTTGAGATCTCCCTGGACGTTGAGTATGCCCACGTCCTAGCACCTAACGCGGGGATAATACTCTACGTTGCTAACCCTAACGCTACGTTACCTCAGATCATTGCGTACATAGATCAACAAGACCAGGTATCTGTGGTATCCCAAAGTTTCGGCATACCAGAAATCTATGTGGCTTTGGGACTTCTTCCTCTTTCAATGATTCAATCAATGAATTACGAGTATTGGCTAGGAGAGGTTGAAGGGATAACCTTTGTGGCCTCAAGCGGAGACGGAGGAGGCAATGGTTACAACTTCTTCTTGTCACCTCTGGGCAACTTAGTTCTTCCGGCCTCGGATCCCTATGTGTTAGCTGTTGGGGGCACATCGCTCTACTACTCCAATGGTAGTTCCATTCAGACTGCCTGGAGTGGGGAGAGCCTATTTGGTGCATCTACTGGGGGGTACAGCGTCATATTCCCGTCTCCTTGGTATCAGGACTCAAAGGGCTTCAGGATGGTACCTGACGTGGTTGCAGACGGGAATCCTTACACAGGAGTTCCGGTTACTTACTATTACAACATCTCGGAATTGGTTGGAGGAACCTCCGTGGCGTCACCATTAGTAGCTGGAATAATAGCGCTCGCAGTGCAGGTTCACGGAAGGTTGGGTTTCATCAATCCGCTTATTTACTCGCTCAATGGAACCAAGGCAATAGTCCCCGTAAACTACGGTTACAACACACCTTACTTAGTTAATGGAACTCCAAATCCTGTTACGGGGCTCGGATACATAAACGCAGGTTACTTCGTTTCCATGGTTAAACCGACTGAGTTCATATCCGTGGCCGTACAAAACACAACTTACCTGGACGGTCAGACCGTCAACTTAATAGTTAACGCCTCTCCTTCGATCCAGCCATCGGCTCAGATCTATAATGGGTCATCCGTTGTTGGTCAAATATCCCTAACTTACAATGGGACCTTCTGGACAGGCTCTTTTCAAGCCAGCGGATCCGGTGTGGAGGAGATTATAGTAACCCAGGGAACACAAGTGTCGGGAACATACGTTACCGTTGGAATTCAAGCACAGTATCTTCTTCCTCAGGTGGCCCTCTATCCGACGCCTGGAAATCTACCAGTCCTGATTCACCTAACTTATCCCAACGGATCAACTGCCAACTCCTATCATTCGCTCTCTGCAATACTTTACGCCTACGACCCGGTGACCGGACAGGAGGAGTTAATCTCTAGCGCTAAACTCTCTCATCCGCTTGTTCTGAACTTCTCGCAGTACGGTATTACACTAAGTAATGCCTCAGATTACGAGTTCGGATCTTTCCCCTTAAACTCTACCATGGTAAGTGGGATATACCTGGTTAAGGTGCCCGGGATTTACGGCTTTGACGAGTTCGTGTCAGGAATTTACGTAGTTCCCTATATTGTTCCTGGGATAGCGACAGAACCTTTAACGGTTGCACCGCACCAGAACTTCACCCTCGTGGTTTTTGCCGAAACCCTAGGATCTCCCAACATCACCGTTAGCTTCCTTAGGGATGGCATAGCCTATTTCAACACCACGGTTAACTCTGTGGAGACGTCAGCCGGTCAGTTTTACGTAAAAGAGATGTCTTTGCCTGACATCCCGCCAGGATACTACACAGTGGTTGCCAAAGCCAGCTATAACTTCAGCAACTACACTGCGGGAGGAATCGGAATAACTCAAATATATGTAGCGCCCTCTCCCCTCGATGTAACCATCAATAATCTACAGGAAACCGAGCTTCAGAACTCAACCCTCGTAATAAATGCTAGCATAGCGTATCAAAATGGAACTCCAGTTAGATTCGGTACGTTCTCCGCAATAGTTATTCCATCTTACCTTCAGGGTTCGTTCGACTCCCTAGCAGTGTCCAACGCTGTCCCATTACAATACCAGAACGGATCGTGGGTCGGTTACTTTAATCTACCCTCAGGAGGCAACTCCAATGGATTAGGACTATCTCCATATGGTCTCGCCGGATCCTGGCAAATTTACGTAAGCGGAGTAGCTTATCAGGGATATCCAGTGTCCCTGAAATCTTCATTAAATTACAATTCATTAAATGTAATACCCCAGCCCTATGCCACTTTCGTTCTTCTACCCTACGTGTTGACTCCGACTTTTAACGGTACAACAGGGTATAATCTCTATATCATGAACGCTACCATTGTGAACCACAACGCTACCCTCGTGAATTCCGTCATATACAACTTGACAGCGGTTAACGCCACAGTGAGCTTGATAAATAGCCAGGTGTTTCACTACACACTGGAGAACAGCACCTTGCTCAACAATACGGCAATTACTCCCATTCAAACTCTTACCACTAGTGTGGGACATCACATAATACCAACTACGACTATAACAACGAGGACGAGTCACGTTGGCGGTTCCACGTCTGGAACATATAGTCCAGTCATAACACTGTTAATCTTAGTTTTTGGCGTAATCATTGCCGTATACATATGGAGAAGGAAATAA